A portion of the Anas platyrhynchos isolate ZD024472 breed Pekin duck chromosome 26, IASCAAS_PekinDuck_T2T, whole genome shotgun sequence genome contains these proteins:
- the LOC113841107 gene encoding coiled-coil domain-containing protein 81-like isoform X3, with protein MTNLEALITNIERCSEVEGCTKVTFPTLKKLSVNDVITIWGGVSKQVRQLLMMTKPRAVTVTGLGTFHIKKWLSFENGQVFTFRRPVFSPSKTLGQIRNLKHRCVRVPDDMKIVVLSYENMRLNVPYSKEIVQSCLEETLQYFYRILTNREDTDFTLKDFGTLAIRGQRVKMTFSEGFLHSLNKSTYVVEKLIATSGFVFLCAPL; from the exons ATGACAAACTTGGAAGCGCTAATCACCAACATTGAGCGCTGCAGTGAGGTTGAGGGCTGCACCAAGGTCACGTTTCCCACACTCAAGAAGCTTTCTGTCAATG ATGTCATCACAATTTGGGGTGGTGTGTCCAAGCAGGTTCGGCAATTGCTCATGATGACGAAG CCTCGGGCCGTCACTGTAACAGGACTGGGGACATTCCATATTAAAAAATGGCTATCTTTTGAAAATGGCCAGGTGTTCACATTTCGGAGACCTGTGTTTTCACCGTCCAAGACTCTTGGACAGATTCGTAACCTGAAACACCGTTGTGTACGCGTTCCTG ATGATATGAAGATAGTGGTGCTGAGCTATGAGAATATGCGCCTGAACGTCCCGTACAGCAAGGAAATAGTGCAGAGCTGTTTGGAGGAGACCTTGCAATACTTCTACCGCATCCTCACAAATAGGGAGGACACGGACTTCACCTTAAAGGATTTTGGCACTCTTGCTATCCGAGGGCAAAGAGTGAAAATGACGTTTTCTGAAGGGTTTTTACACAGTCTCAACAAGTCCACATACGTGGTAGAGAAGCTGATTGCT acttcaggatttgtgtttctgtgcgcTCCACTTTGA
- the LOC113841107 gene encoding coiled-coil domain-containing protein 81-like isoform X2, whose protein sequence is MTNLEALITNIERCSEVEGCTKVTFPTLKKLSVNDVITIWGGVSKQVRQLLMMTKPRAVTVTGLGTFHIKKWLSFENGQVFTFRRPVFSPSKTLGQIRNLKHRCVRVPDDMKIVVLSYENMRLNVPYSKEIVQSCLEETLQYFYRILTNREDTDFTLKDFGTLAIRGQRVKMTFSEGFLHSLNKSTYVVEKLIAVSLLFLQSYLERVYCHLRPRFFTWKKRPHDVD, encoded by the exons ATGACAAACTTGGAAGCGCTAATCACCAACATTGAGCGCTGCAGTGAGGTTGAGGGCTGCACCAAGGTCACGTTTCCCACACTCAAGAAGCTTTCTGTCAATG ATGTCATCACAATTTGGGGTGGTGTGTCCAAGCAGGTTCGGCAATTGCTCATGATGACGAAG CCTCGGGCCGTCACTGTAACAGGACTGGGGACATTCCATATTAAAAAATGGCTATCTTTTGAAAATGGCCAGGTGTTCACATTTCGGAGACCTGTGTTTTCACCGTCCAAGACTCTTGGACAGATTCGTAACCTGAAACACCGTTGTGTACGCGTTCCTG ATGATATGAAGATAGTGGTGCTGAGCTATGAGAATATGCGCCTGAACGTCCCGTACAGCAAGGAAATAGTGCAGAGCTGTTTGGAGGAGACCTTGCAATACTTCTACCGCATCCTCACAAATAGGGAGGACACGGACTTCACCTTAAAGGATTTTGGCACTCTTGCTATCCGAGGGCAAAGAGTGAAAATGACGTTTTCTGAAGGGTTTTTACACAGTCTCAACAAGTCCACATACGTGGTAGAGAAGCTGATTGCTGTAAGTTTATTGTTTCTGCAGTCCTACTTAGAGAGGGTGTACTGCCACTTACGGCCCCgctttttcacctggaaaaagcgaCCACATGACGTAGACTGA
- the LOC113841107 gene encoding coiled-coil domain-containing protein 81-like isoform X5, giving the protein MMTKPRAVTVTGLGTFHIKKWLSFENGQVFTFRRPVFSPSKTLGQIRNLKHRCVRVPDDMKIVVLSYENMRLNVPYSKEIVQSCLEETLQYFYRILTNREDTDFTLKDFGTLAIRGQRVKMTFSEGFLHSLNKSTYVVEKLIAVSLLFLQSYLERVYCHLRPRFFTWKKRPHDVD; this is encoded by the exons ATGATGACGAAG CCTCGGGCCGTCACTGTAACAGGACTGGGGACATTCCATATTAAAAAATGGCTATCTTTTGAAAATGGCCAGGTGTTCACATTTCGGAGACCTGTGTTTTCACCGTCCAAGACTCTTGGACAGATTCGTAACCTGAAACACCGTTGTGTACGCGTTCCTG ATGATATGAAGATAGTGGTGCTGAGCTATGAGAATATGCGCCTGAACGTCCCGTACAGCAAGGAAATAGTGCAGAGCTGTTTGGAGGAGACCTTGCAATACTTCTACCGCATCCTCACAAATAGGGAGGACACGGACTTCACCTTAAAGGATTTTGGCACTCTTGCTATCCGAGGGCAAAGAGTGAAAATGACGTTTTCTGAAGGGTTTTTACACAGTCTCAACAAGTCCACATACGTGGTAGAGAAGCTGATTGCTGTAAGTTTATTGTTTCTGCAGTCCTACTTAGAGAGGGTGTACTGCCACTTACGGCCCCgctttttcacctggaaaaagcgaCCACATGACGTAGACTGA
- the LOC113841107 gene encoding uncharacterized protein isoform X1, giving the protein MAATPDVNGPPLPLPAPPTARQPPLARAAGACRLPRLPRVASGGLGAGKQALPASIPRSAAQRVRPRADRLGESLRSCLAITHKCQDFRICVSVRSTLTMPIASVSKGRKRRRKRRKRRNTRKVKGSLEHLDLCFQKITREKKEESHPPDGSSCEQCRSKGSKQPYKERKPSSARGSKKYSSIASNDYTKVSRTLRNLLGRMNTSHSTNVMTVETRRNQEDEKNMTSFQKKAFCPAKSLLSLFHCFNSSDAYGWHR; this is encoded by the exons ATGGCGGCGACGCCCGACGTAAACGGCCcgccgctgccgctgccggCTCCCCCCACAGCTCGGCAGCCTCCCCTCGCGAGGGCTGCCGGCGCCTGCCGGCTCCCTCGGCTGCCTCGGGTGGCCTCGGGTGGCCTCGGTGCCGGGAAACAAGCCCTGCCCGCctcgatcccccgctccgctgcacaACGTGTCCGCCCCAGAGCCGACCGTCTCGGCGAGTCACTCCGGTCATGCTTAGCTATTACACATAAATGCCAAG acttcaggatttgtgtttctgtgcgcTCCACTTTGACAATGCCAATCGCAAGCGtaagcaaaggaagaaaaaggagaagaaaaagaagaaaaaggagaaacaccaggaaagtgaaagggtccttggaacacttagatctttgtttccagaagataacgcgggagaagaaggaagaatcccatcctccagatggctcttcatgtgagcaatgcagaagCAAGGGCAGTAAACAACCTTACAAGGAAAGAAAGCCTTCCAGTGCACGCGGaagcaagaaatacagctcCATCGCATCCAACGACTATACTAAAG tgtcgcggaccctccgaaatctactgggaaggatgaatacctcgcacagtaccaatgtgatgacggtggagacaaggagaaaccaagaagatgaaaagaacatgacctcatttcaaaagaaagcgTTTTGTCcggcaaagagtcttctgagcctg ttccattgtttcaactcttctgatgCTTATGGATGGCAtagataa
- the LOC113841107 gene encoding uncharacterized protein isoform X4, producing MERRIPNFRICVSVRSTLTMPIASVSKGRKRRRKRRKRRNTRKVKGSLEHLDLCFQKITREKKEESHPPDGSSCEQCRSKGSKQPYKERKPSSARGSKKYSSIASNDYTKVSRTLRNLLGRMNTSHSTNVMTVETRRNQEDEKNMTSFQKKAFCPAKSLLSLFHCFNSSDAYGWHR from the exons atggagagaaggattccaa acttcaggatttgtgtttctgtgcgcTCCACTTTGACAATGCCAATCGCAAGCGtaagcaaaggaagaaaaaggagaagaaaaagaagaaaaaggagaaacaccaggaaagtgaaagggtccttggaacacttagatctttgtttccagaagataacgcgggagaagaaggaagaatcccatcctccagatggctcttcatgtgagcaatgcagaagCAAGGGCAGTAAACAACCTTACAAGGAAAGAAAGCCTTCCAGTGCACGCGGaagcaagaaatacagctcCATCGCATCCAACGACTATACTAAAG tgtcgcggaccctccgaaatctactgggaaggatgaatacctcgcacagtaccaatgtgatgacggtggagacaaggagaaaccaagaagatgaaaagaacatgacctcatttcaaaagaaagcgTTTTGTCcggcaaagagtcttctgagcctg ttccattgtttcaactcttctgatgCTTATGGATGGCAtagataa
- the LOC113842022 gene encoding ATPase family AAA domain-containing protein 2-like isoform X3, translating to MFDSADDASLVSGDELKDAMPDGPEKKRLCFSRSAFCEPTSRRPRLLIVGKEGYGQVSYVAPAVLHALEKFPVHTLDLSVLLTNVALPEEICGQLIRNAQKTAPSIIYVPDIHFWWDNVGPALKFTFLTLLRNIPAFSPVLLLATSDVRHSDLPEEIQKLFNKEFGEVCNIELAGRAERAAFFEDLILNQVAKPPVKKTGEEDIRSTSKTFLLKLLALWDLLWWSFSVSNLSYAYI from the exons atgTTCGACAGTGctgacgatgcatccttggtttctggagatgaattaaaagatgcaatgcctgacggaccagagaaaaaacgcctctgtttcagcag gagtgctttctgcgaaccaacatcacgccggccccgtctgctaatagtaggaaaagaagggtacggccaggtttcttacgtggcacccgcggtgttgcacgctttggagaagtttcctgttcacaccctggacctttctgttctgcttacaaacgttGCACTGCCAGAAGAGATCTGCGgacag ctgatccgaaatgctcagaagacagcaccaagcataatttatgtcccagatatccatttTTGGTGGGACAACGTTGGACCTGCCTTGAAatttacttttctaactctacTACGTAACATTCCAGCATTTtcgccagttttgctgcttgctacgtctgatgtacgtcactcagatctcccagaagag atccaaaaattatttaataaggaatttggagaagtgtgcaatattgagttggctggtagggcagagagagcagctttttttgaggacctaattctaaatcaagtggctaagcctcctgtaaagaaaacaggtgaggaggatataagaagtacatctaaaactttTCTATTgaagttactagctctttgggatttgctttggtggtcattttctgtcagtaatttgtcatatgcttatatttga
- the LOC113842022 gene encoding ATPase family AAA domain-containing protein 2-like isoform X1: protein MVRNKMDTEFGRLCEQIKESREKRGHTSPACAPCDNSKSPQQNPATEDDKPDEESNENEEMTAAPVDASTPISNGASERKRRRNNCAHAAAKRRRSSQFDTENRVPTDDQNDSDEEEFVDKHVSGICQVKLNSEKESAKLCGYSPPRWGTITNENPSSNDSWAFQAVTPECTWEEDQQQISDENTVQVPTETDYIVIVDRYELKKLLCFVTEITKGFDIYHLEKVYGVINQCIYNHREDYDKTDLVEMISELSELLRSLCEASMVQVRCSQYTLGYSLFTLKILEPIYLRVACA from the exons atggtgaggaacaaaatggatacagagtttggacgactttgtgaacaaattaaagaatctcgtgagaaaagag GTCACACCTCTCCAGCATGTGCTCCATGCGACAactccaagtcaccacagcagaaccctgctactgaagacgacaaaccagatgaagagagtaatgaaaatgaggagatgacagcggcacctgtagatgccagtacacccatttctaatg gtgcgtcagaaagaaagcgcagaaggaacaactgtgcgcatgctgcagcaaagagaagaaggagttctcaattcgatacagagaacagagtaccaacagatgaccaaaacgATAGCgatgaagaagagtttgtggacaaacatgtttctggCATATGTCAAGTAAAACTTAacagtgaaaaggaaagtgctaagctttgtggatattccccaccaagatggggaactataactaatgaaaatccaagttcaaatg attcctgggcatttcaagcggTGACTCCTGAATGTacttgggaagaagaccaacaacagataagtgatgagaacactgtacaagtccctacggagacagactacatagttattgtggatcgctatgagctcaaa aaactgttatgctttgtcactgagataacgaagggatttgacatttatcacctggaaaaagtatatggcgtcattaatcagtgtatttacaaccatagagaagactacgacaaaaccgatttggtggag atgatttcggAGTTGTCCGAACTCCTCAGAAGTCTGtgtgaggcgtccatggtccaagtcaggtgttcccagtatacgcttggatattcactcttcacattgaagatccttgaacccatttatcttagagttgcttgtgcttga
- the LOC113842022 gene encoding ATPase family AAA domain-containing protein 2-like isoform X2 yields MVRNKMDTEFGRLCEQIKESREKRGHTSPACAPCDNSKSPQQNPATEDDKPDEESNENEEMTAAPVDASTPISNGASERKRRRNNCAHAAAKRRRSSQFDTENRVPTDDQNDSDEEEFVDKHVSGICQVKLNSEKESAKLCGYSPPRWGTITNENPSSNDSWAFQAVTPECTWEEDQQQISDENTVQVPTETDYIVIVDRYELKKLLCFVTEITKGFDIYHLEKVYGVINQCIYNHREDYDKTDLVEVLRGAGDRQPAGRGEVPNGGGGGALRERRGCGCQRCPVGAGAPHQA; encoded by the exons atggtgaggaacaaaatggatacagagtttggacgactttgtgaacaaattaaagaatctcgtgagaaaagag GTCACACCTCTCCAGCATGTGCTCCATGCGACAactccaagtcaccacagcagaaccctgctactgaagacgacaaaccagatgaagagagtaatgaaaatgaggagatgacagcggcacctgtagatgccagtacacccatttctaatg gtgcgtcagaaagaaagcgcagaaggaacaactgtgcgcatgctgcagcaaagagaagaaggagttctcaattcgatacagagaacagagtaccaacagatgaccaaaacgATAGCgatgaagaagagtttgtggacaaacatgtttctggCATATGTCAAGTAAAACTTAacagtgaaaaggaaagtgctaagctttgtggatattccccaccaagatggggaactataactaatgaaaatccaagttcaaatg attcctgggcatttcaagcggTGACTCCTGAATGTacttgggaagaagaccaacaacagataagtgatgagaacactgtacaagtccctacggagacagactacatagttattgtggatcgctatgagctcaaa aaactgttatgctttgtcactgagataacgaagggatttgacatttatcacctggaaaaagtatatggcgtcattaatcagtgtatttacaaccatagagaagactacgacaaaaccgatttggtggag gtgctgcgCGGCGCTGGAGATCGGCAGCCGGCGGGGCGAGGCGAGGTGCCtaatggaggcggcggcggggcgctgagggagcggagaggctgcggctgtcagcgctgcccggtaggtgctggggctccccatcaggcttga